In one Candidatus Eisenbacteria bacterium genomic region, the following are encoded:
- the rplT gene encoding 50S ribosomal protein L20 encodes MPRAKTVVPGRARRKKVLKTTKGNYSGRRKLYKTALQTMQRAGQFAFEHRRLRKRDFRSLWITRINAAARINGMSYSTLIAGLKRANVEVNRKLLADLAVRDAAAFAKLADVAKSAAA; translated from the coding sequence ATGCCACGCGCAAAAACCGTCGTTCCCGGACGCGCACGCCGCAAAAAAGTTCTCAAGACGACCAAGGGCAACTACAGCGGCCGTCGCAAGCTCTACAAGACCGCATTGCAGACCATGCAGCGGGCCGGGCAGTTCGCCTTCGAGCATCGCCGCCTGCGCAAGCGCGACTTTCGGAGCCTGTGGATCACCCGCATCAATGCCGCCGCCCGGATCAACGGGATGTCCTACAGCACGCTGATCGCGGGCCTGAAGCGCGCCAACGTCGAGGTCAACCGCAAGCTGCTCGCGGATCTCGCAGTGCGCGACGCGGCAGCGTTCGCGAAGCTGGCGGACGTCGCCAAGTCCGCCGCCGCCTAG
- a CDS encoding translation initiation factor IF-3: MSAQRAPEPRINERIRVPQVRVIGEDGSQVGVVATRDALAMAQAKGLDLVEVSPTARPPVCRIMDYGKYKYEQNRRARKARKNQHVMQLKEVKMRPKIDDHDYGFKMDHAREFLGERDKVKFTIMFRGREMAHQEIGHRLVEKIVSELADVAQVEQHARSEGRTLTLVMAPKPQQQQQQQPKAAPKIENPEPSPDGV; this comes from the coding sequence ATTTCGGCCCAACGTGCACCCGAGCCCCGCATCAACGAGCGCATCCGCGTCCCGCAAGTTCGCGTGATCGGCGAGGACGGCTCCCAGGTCGGCGTGGTCGCGACGCGCGATGCGCTTGCGATGGCGCAGGCCAAGGGGCTCGATCTGGTCGAGGTCTCGCCGACCGCCCGGCCTCCCGTGTGCCGGATCATGGACTACGGAAAGTACAAGTACGAGCAGAACCGGCGCGCGCGCAAGGCTCGCAAGAATCAGCACGTGATGCAGCTCAAGGAAGTGAAGATGCGGCCCAAGATCGACGACCACGACTACGGCTTCAAGATGGACCACGCGCGCGAGTTCCTCGGCGAGCGTGACAAGGTCAAGTTCACGATCATGTTCCGCGGTCGCGAAATGGCGCATCAGGAAATCGGACACCGTCTGGTCGAGAAAATCGTGAGCGAACTCGCGGACGTCGCGCAGGTCGAGCAGCACGCGCGCTCCGAAGGCCGCACGCTCACGCTGGTCATGGCGCCGAAGCCTCAGCAGCAACAGCAACAGCAGCCGAAGGCCGCACCCAAGATCGAAAATCCAGAACCGAGTCCGGACGGCGTCTAA
- the rpmI gene encoding 50S ribosomal protein L35: protein MPKMKSNRAAAKRFKVTGSGKASRAKSGLRHGMIGKSRRRKRKLVGTTLVAAPDQDRVLRMLGRR, encoded by the coding sequence ATGCCCAAGATGAAGTCCAATCGCGCCGCCGCCAAGCGCTTCAAGGTCACCGGCAGTGGCAAAGCTTCGCGTGCGAAGTCGGGGCTGCGCCACGGCATGATCGGCAAGTCGCGTCGCCGCAAGCGCAAGCTGGTCGGCACCACGCTGGTGGCCGCTCCGGACCAGGACCGCGTCCTGCGCATGCTGGGTCGCCGCTAG